A single window of Sparus aurata chromosome 12, fSpaAur1.1, whole genome shotgun sequence DNA harbors:
- the st8sia5 gene encoding alpha-2,8-sialyltransferase 8E isoform X1, whose protein sequence is MLRRRMAYADPSSGKDILGNRSLCFIFICAFGLVTLLQQILYGKNYIKSAQQFSRLKGDETGNWTGPVNFSDDGSLKPARNGRKRCFRQNFQPDSQISVIVTPCLADIKKKKKRPQRYLENYDGSFEYNSTACRELRQEIMDVKVLTIDMVNRKKHGQGYPSSYHKSLCLSARVKTSELFERWRNLQVCRWEQNKEETSNFKMSLSRCCNAPSFLFTTKRNTPAGTKLRYEVDTSGILPITTEVFKMFPDDMPYSKSQYKKCAVIGNGGIIKNSKCGKEIDSADFVFRCNIPPINDKYTADVGTKTDLVTINPSIITERFQKLEKWRRPFYEVLQNYENSSVVLPAFYNTRNTDVSFRVKYMLDDFDSQRGVFFFHPQYLLNVQRFWAVQGVRAKRLSSGLMLVTAAMEMCEEVHLYGFWAFPMNPSGIFITHHYYDNVKPRPGFHAMPHEIFNFIHMHTRGILHVHTGQCT, encoded by the exons ATGCTGCGCCGAAGGATGGCATACGCCGACCCGTCGTCGGGGAAAGACATCCTCGGCAATAGGTCgctttgttttatattcatttgCGCATTCGGACTCGTCACGCTATTGCAACAGATTCTGTATGGGAAAAACTACATCAAGAG TGCGCAACAGTTTAGCCGACTCAAAGGGGACGAGACAGGAAATTGGACCGGTCCCGTTAATTTCTCGGATGACGGATCTCTGAAGCCTGCCAGAAATGGAAGGAAAAG ATGTTTCCGTCAGAATTTTCAGCCAGATTCACAGATCTCCGTAATAGTCACACCCTGCCTAGCCGatattaagaagaaaaaaaaacgcccTCAAAG GTATCTGGAAAACTATGATGGCTCCTTTGAATACAACTCCACTGCATGCAGGGAGCTCAGGCAGGAGATTATGGATGTCAAAGTCCTGACAAT AGACATGGTTAATCGGAAAAAACATGGCCAAGGGTATCCTTCCTCATACCACaagtctctctgcctgtctgccagGGTGAAAACCTCAGAGCTGTTTGAGAGGTGGCGAAACCTGCAAGTGTGCAGATGGGAGCAGAACAAGGAAGAGACCAGCAATTTCAA GATGTCTCTGTCTCGATGCTGTAACGCTCCCTCCTTTCTGTTCACCACCAAGAGGAACACTCCCGCAGGGACCAAGCTGAGGTACGAGGTGGACACTAGCGGGATCCTTCCCATCACCACCGAAGTCTTCAAAATGTTCCCAGAT GATATGCCATATTCCAAATCACAGTACAAGAAATGTGCTGTCATTGGAAATGGCGGCATCATCAAGAACAGCAAATGTGGAAAGGAAATTGACTCGGCAGATTTTGTGTTTAG GTGCAACATACCACCCATTAATGACAAGTACACGGCTGACGTCGGCACCAAAACGGATCTGGTGACAATAAACCCGAGCATTATTACTGAGAG ATTTCAGAAGCTGGAGAAATGGCGGCGACCGTTCTACGAAGTCCTCCAGAACTACGAGAACTCGTCGGTGGTGCTCCCGGCTTTCTACAACACCCGCAACACTGACGTGTCTTTCAGAGTCAAGTACATGCTGGACGACTTCGACTCCCAGAGAGGCGTGTTTTTCTTCCACCCGCAGTACCTCCTCAACGTGCAGCGTTTCTGGGCGGTGCAGGGCGTCCGCGCCAAGCGGCTCAGCAGCGGCCTGATGCTCGTGACTGCCGCAATGGAGATGTGCGAGGAGGTCCACCTCTACGGTTTCTGGGCGTTTCCCATGAACCCCTCCGGCATCTTCATCACTCACCACTACTACGACAACGTCAAGCCGCGGCCGGGCTTTCACGCGATGCCCCACGAGATCTTCAACTTCATCCACATGCATACCCGCGGGATCCTTCACGTACACACGGGGCAGTGCACGTGA
- the st8sia5 gene encoding alpha-2,8-sialyltransferase 8E isoform X2 has protein sequence MLRRRMAYADPSSGKDILGNRSLCFIFICAFGLVTLLQQILYGKNYIKSAQQFSRLKGDETGNWTGPVNFSDDGSLKPARNGRKRCFRQNFQPDSQISVIVTPCLADIKKKKKRPQRYLENYDGSFEYNSTACRELRQEIMDVKVLTMVKTSELFERWRNLQVCRWEQNKEETSNFKMSLSRCCNAPSFLFTTKRNTPAGTKLRYEVDTSGILPITTEVFKMFPDDMPYSKSQYKKCAVIGNGGIIKNSKCGKEIDSADFVFRCNIPPINDKYTADVGTKTDLVTINPSIITERFQKLEKWRRPFYEVLQNYENSSVVLPAFYNTRNTDVSFRVKYMLDDFDSQRGVFFFHPQYLLNVQRFWAVQGVRAKRLSSGLMLVTAAMEMCEEVHLYGFWAFPMNPSGIFITHHYYDNVKPRPGFHAMPHEIFNFIHMHTRGILHVHTGQCT, from the exons ATGCTGCGCCGAAGGATGGCATACGCCGACCCGTCGTCGGGGAAAGACATCCTCGGCAATAGGTCgctttgttttatattcatttgCGCATTCGGACTCGTCACGCTATTGCAACAGATTCTGTATGGGAAAAACTACATCAAGAG TGCGCAACAGTTTAGCCGACTCAAAGGGGACGAGACAGGAAATTGGACCGGTCCCGTTAATTTCTCGGATGACGGATCTCTGAAGCCTGCCAGAAATGGAAGGAAAAG ATGTTTCCGTCAGAATTTTCAGCCAGATTCACAGATCTCCGTAATAGTCACACCCTGCCTAGCCGatattaagaagaaaaaaaaacgcccTCAAAG GTATCTGGAAAACTATGATGGCTCCTTTGAATACAACTCCACTGCATGCAGGGAGCTCAGGCAGGAGATTATGGATGTCAAAGTCCTGACAAT GGTGAAAACCTCAGAGCTGTTTGAGAGGTGGCGAAACCTGCAAGTGTGCAGATGGGAGCAGAACAAGGAAGAGACCAGCAATTTCAA GATGTCTCTGTCTCGATGCTGTAACGCTCCCTCCTTTCTGTTCACCACCAAGAGGAACACTCCCGCAGGGACCAAGCTGAGGTACGAGGTGGACACTAGCGGGATCCTTCCCATCACCACCGAAGTCTTCAAAATGTTCCCAGAT GATATGCCATATTCCAAATCACAGTACAAGAAATGTGCTGTCATTGGAAATGGCGGCATCATCAAGAACAGCAAATGTGGAAAGGAAATTGACTCGGCAGATTTTGTGTTTAG GTGCAACATACCACCCATTAATGACAAGTACACGGCTGACGTCGGCACCAAAACGGATCTGGTGACAATAAACCCGAGCATTATTACTGAGAG ATTTCAGAAGCTGGAGAAATGGCGGCGACCGTTCTACGAAGTCCTCCAGAACTACGAGAACTCGTCGGTGGTGCTCCCGGCTTTCTACAACACCCGCAACACTGACGTGTCTTTCAGAGTCAAGTACATGCTGGACGACTTCGACTCCCAGAGAGGCGTGTTTTTCTTCCACCCGCAGTACCTCCTCAACGTGCAGCGTTTCTGGGCGGTGCAGGGCGTCCGCGCCAAGCGGCTCAGCAGCGGCCTGATGCTCGTGACTGCCGCAATGGAGATGTGCGAGGAGGTCCACCTCTACGGTTTCTGGGCGTTTCCCATGAACCCCTCCGGCATCTTCATCACTCACCACTACTACGACAACGTCAAGCCGCGGCCGGGCTTTCACGCGATGCCCCACGAGATCTTCAACTTCATCCACATGCATACCCGCGGGATCCTTCACGTACACACGGGGCAGTGCACGTGA
- the st8sia5 gene encoding alpha-2,8-sialyltransferase 8E isoform X6, whose translation MLRRRMAYADPSSGKDILGNRSLCFIFICAFGLVTLLQQILYGKNYIKRYLENYDGSFEYNSTACRELRQEIMDVKVLTMVKTSELFERWRNLQVCRWEQNKEETSNFKMSLSRCCNAPSFLFTTKRNTPAGTKLRYEVDTSGILPITTEVFKMFPDDMPYSKSQYKKCAVIGNGGIIKNSKCGKEIDSADFVFRCNIPPINDKYTADVGTKTDLVTINPSIITERFQKLEKWRRPFYEVLQNYENSSVVLPAFYNTRNTDVSFRVKYMLDDFDSQRGVFFFHPQYLLNVQRFWAVQGVRAKRLSSGLMLVTAAMEMCEEVHLYGFWAFPMNPSGIFITHHYYDNVKPRPGFHAMPHEIFNFIHMHTRGILHVHTGQCT comes from the exons ATGCTGCGCCGAAGGATGGCATACGCCGACCCGTCGTCGGGGAAAGACATCCTCGGCAATAGGTCgctttgttttatattcatttgCGCATTCGGACTCGTCACGCTATTGCAACAGATTCTGTATGGGAAAAACTACATCAAGAG GTATCTGGAAAACTATGATGGCTCCTTTGAATACAACTCCACTGCATGCAGGGAGCTCAGGCAGGAGATTATGGATGTCAAAGTCCTGACAAT GGTGAAAACCTCAGAGCTGTTTGAGAGGTGGCGAAACCTGCAAGTGTGCAGATGGGAGCAGAACAAGGAAGAGACCAGCAATTTCAA GATGTCTCTGTCTCGATGCTGTAACGCTCCCTCCTTTCTGTTCACCACCAAGAGGAACACTCCCGCAGGGACCAAGCTGAGGTACGAGGTGGACACTAGCGGGATCCTTCCCATCACCACCGAAGTCTTCAAAATGTTCCCAGAT GATATGCCATATTCCAAATCACAGTACAAGAAATGTGCTGTCATTGGAAATGGCGGCATCATCAAGAACAGCAAATGTGGAAAGGAAATTGACTCGGCAGATTTTGTGTTTAG GTGCAACATACCACCCATTAATGACAAGTACACGGCTGACGTCGGCACCAAAACGGATCTGGTGACAATAAACCCGAGCATTATTACTGAGAG ATTTCAGAAGCTGGAGAAATGGCGGCGACCGTTCTACGAAGTCCTCCAGAACTACGAGAACTCGTCGGTGGTGCTCCCGGCTTTCTACAACACCCGCAACACTGACGTGTCTTTCAGAGTCAAGTACATGCTGGACGACTTCGACTCCCAGAGAGGCGTGTTTTTCTTCCACCCGCAGTACCTCCTCAACGTGCAGCGTTTCTGGGCGGTGCAGGGCGTCCGCGCCAAGCGGCTCAGCAGCGGCCTGATGCTCGTGACTGCCGCAATGGAGATGTGCGAGGAGGTCCACCTCTACGGTTTCTGGGCGTTTCCCATGAACCCCTCCGGCATCTTCATCACTCACCACTACTACGACAACGTCAAGCCGCGGCCGGGCTTTCACGCGATGCCCCACGAGATCTTCAACTTCATCCACATGCATACCCGCGGGATCCTTCACGTACACACGGGGCAGTGCACGTGA
- the st8sia5 gene encoding alpha-2,8-sialyltransferase 8E isoform X4, with protein sequence MLRRRMAYADPSSGKDILGNRSLCFIFICAFGLVTLLQQILYGKNYIKSAQQFSRLKGDETGNWTGPVNFSDDGSLKPARNGRKRYLENYDGSFEYNSTACRELRQEIMDVKVLTMVKTSELFERWRNLQVCRWEQNKEETSNFKMSLSRCCNAPSFLFTTKRNTPAGTKLRYEVDTSGILPITTEVFKMFPDDMPYSKSQYKKCAVIGNGGIIKNSKCGKEIDSADFVFRCNIPPINDKYTADVGTKTDLVTINPSIITERFQKLEKWRRPFYEVLQNYENSSVVLPAFYNTRNTDVSFRVKYMLDDFDSQRGVFFFHPQYLLNVQRFWAVQGVRAKRLSSGLMLVTAAMEMCEEVHLYGFWAFPMNPSGIFITHHYYDNVKPRPGFHAMPHEIFNFIHMHTRGILHVHTGQCT encoded by the exons ATGCTGCGCCGAAGGATGGCATACGCCGACCCGTCGTCGGGGAAAGACATCCTCGGCAATAGGTCgctttgttttatattcatttgCGCATTCGGACTCGTCACGCTATTGCAACAGATTCTGTATGGGAAAAACTACATCAAGAG TGCGCAACAGTTTAGCCGACTCAAAGGGGACGAGACAGGAAATTGGACCGGTCCCGTTAATTTCTCGGATGACGGATCTCTGAAGCCTGCCAGAAATGGAAGGAAAAG GTATCTGGAAAACTATGATGGCTCCTTTGAATACAACTCCACTGCATGCAGGGAGCTCAGGCAGGAGATTATGGATGTCAAAGTCCTGACAAT GGTGAAAACCTCAGAGCTGTTTGAGAGGTGGCGAAACCTGCAAGTGTGCAGATGGGAGCAGAACAAGGAAGAGACCAGCAATTTCAA GATGTCTCTGTCTCGATGCTGTAACGCTCCCTCCTTTCTGTTCACCACCAAGAGGAACACTCCCGCAGGGACCAAGCTGAGGTACGAGGTGGACACTAGCGGGATCCTTCCCATCACCACCGAAGTCTTCAAAATGTTCCCAGAT GATATGCCATATTCCAAATCACAGTACAAGAAATGTGCTGTCATTGGAAATGGCGGCATCATCAAGAACAGCAAATGTGGAAAGGAAATTGACTCGGCAGATTTTGTGTTTAG GTGCAACATACCACCCATTAATGACAAGTACACGGCTGACGTCGGCACCAAAACGGATCTGGTGACAATAAACCCGAGCATTATTACTGAGAG ATTTCAGAAGCTGGAGAAATGGCGGCGACCGTTCTACGAAGTCCTCCAGAACTACGAGAACTCGTCGGTGGTGCTCCCGGCTTTCTACAACACCCGCAACACTGACGTGTCTTTCAGAGTCAAGTACATGCTGGACGACTTCGACTCCCAGAGAGGCGTGTTTTTCTTCCACCCGCAGTACCTCCTCAACGTGCAGCGTTTCTGGGCGGTGCAGGGCGTCCGCGCCAAGCGGCTCAGCAGCGGCCTGATGCTCGTGACTGCCGCAATGGAGATGTGCGAGGAGGTCCACCTCTACGGTTTCTGGGCGTTTCCCATGAACCCCTCCGGCATCTTCATCACTCACCACTACTACGACAACGTCAAGCCGCGGCCGGGCTTTCACGCGATGCCCCACGAGATCTTCAACTTCATCCACATGCATACCCGCGGGATCCTTCACGTACACACGGGGCAGTGCACGTGA
- the rpl37 gene encoding large ribosomal subunit protein eL37: MTKGTSSFGKRRNKTHTLCRRCGSKAYHLQKSSCGKCGYPEKRKRKYNWSAKAKRRNTTGTGRLRHLKVVYRRFRNGFREGTTPKPRRAAVAASSSS; this comes from the exons ATG ACGAAGGGAACTTCATCTTTCGGTAAGCGCCGGAACAAGACGCACACCCTGTGTCGTCGTTGTGGGTCCAAGGCCTACCACCTGCAGAAGTCCTCCTGTGGCAAGTGTGGCTACCCCGAGAAGCGCAAGAGAAAGT ACAACTGGAGCGCCAAGGCCAAGAGGAGGAACACCACTGGCACCGGCCGTCTGAGACACCTGAAGGTCGTCTACCGCAGATTCAG GAATGGTTTCAGGGAAGGCACCACCCCCAAACCCAGACGTGCTGCAGTGGCCGCCTCCAGCTCATCctaa
- the st8sia5 gene encoding alpha-2,8-sialyltransferase 8E isoform X3, which translates to MLRRRMAYADPSSGKDILGNRSLCFIFICAFGLVTLLQQILYGKNYIKSAQQFSRLKGDETGNWTGPVNFSDDGSLKPARNGRKRYLENYDGSFEYNSTACRELRQEIMDVKVLTIDMVNRKKHGQGYPSSYHKSLCLSARVKTSELFERWRNLQVCRWEQNKEETSNFKMSLSRCCNAPSFLFTTKRNTPAGTKLRYEVDTSGILPITTEVFKMFPDDMPYSKSQYKKCAVIGNGGIIKNSKCGKEIDSADFVFRCNIPPINDKYTADVGTKTDLVTINPSIITERFQKLEKWRRPFYEVLQNYENSSVVLPAFYNTRNTDVSFRVKYMLDDFDSQRGVFFFHPQYLLNVQRFWAVQGVRAKRLSSGLMLVTAAMEMCEEVHLYGFWAFPMNPSGIFITHHYYDNVKPRPGFHAMPHEIFNFIHMHTRGILHVHTGQCT; encoded by the exons ATGCTGCGCCGAAGGATGGCATACGCCGACCCGTCGTCGGGGAAAGACATCCTCGGCAATAGGTCgctttgttttatattcatttgCGCATTCGGACTCGTCACGCTATTGCAACAGATTCTGTATGGGAAAAACTACATCAAGAG TGCGCAACAGTTTAGCCGACTCAAAGGGGACGAGACAGGAAATTGGACCGGTCCCGTTAATTTCTCGGATGACGGATCTCTGAAGCCTGCCAGAAATGGAAGGAAAAG GTATCTGGAAAACTATGATGGCTCCTTTGAATACAACTCCACTGCATGCAGGGAGCTCAGGCAGGAGATTATGGATGTCAAAGTCCTGACAAT AGACATGGTTAATCGGAAAAAACATGGCCAAGGGTATCCTTCCTCATACCACaagtctctctgcctgtctgccagGGTGAAAACCTCAGAGCTGTTTGAGAGGTGGCGAAACCTGCAAGTGTGCAGATGGGAGCAGAACAAGGAAGAGACCAGCAATTTCAA GATGTCTCTGTCTCGATGCTGTAACGCTCCCTCCTTTCTGTTCACCACCAAGAGGAACACTCCCGCAGGGACCAAGCTGAGGTACGAGGTGGACACTAGCGGGATCCTTCCCATCACCACCGAAGTCTTCAAAATGTTCCCAGAT GATATGCCATATTCCAAATCACAGTACAAGAAATGTGCTGTCATTGGAAATGGCGGCATCATCAAGAACAGCAAATGTGGAAAGGAAATTGACTCGGCAGATTTTGTGTTTAG GTGCAACATACCACCCATTAATGACAAGTACACGGCTGACGTCGGCACCAAAACGGATCTGGTGACAATAAACCCGAGCATTATTACTGAGAG ATTTCAGAAGCTGGAGAAATGGCGGCGACCGTTCTACGAAGTCCTCCAGAACTACGAGAACTCGTCGGTGGTGCTCCCGGCTTTCTACAACACCCGCAACACTGACGTGTCTTTCAGAGTCAAGTACATGCTGGACGACTTCGACTCCCAGAGAGGCGTGTTTTTCTTCCACCCGCAGTACCTCCTCAACGTGCAGCGTTTCTGGGCGGTGCAGGGCGTCCGCGCCAAGCGGCTCAGCAGCGGCCTGATGCTCGTGACTGCCGCAATGGAGATGTGCGAGGAGGTCCACCTCTACGGTTTCTGGGCGTTTCCCATGAACCCCTCCGGCATCTTCATCACTCACCACTACTACGACAACGTCAAGCCGCGGCCGGGCTTTCACGCGATGCCCCACGAGATCTTCAACTTCATCCACATGCATACCCGCGGGATCCTTCACGTACACACGGGGCAGTGCACGTGA
- the st8sia5 gene encoding alpha-2,8-sialyltransferase 8E isoform X5: MLRRRMAYADPSSGKDILGNRSLCFIFICAFGLVTLLQQILYGKNYIKRYLENYDGSFEYNSTACRELRQEIMDVKVLTIDMVNRKKHGQGYPSSYHKSLCLSARVKTSELFERWRNLQVCRWEQNKEETSNFKMSLSRCCNAPSFLFTTKRNTPAGTKLRYEVDTSGILPITTEVFKMFPDDMPYSKSQYKKCAVIGNGGIIKNSKCGKEIDSADFVFRCNIPPINDKYTADVGTKTDLVTINPSIITERFQKLEKWRRPFYEVLQNYENSSVVLPAFYNTRNTDVSFRVKYMLDDFDSQRGVFFFHPQYLLNVQRFWAVQGVRAKRLSSGLMLVTAAMEMCEEVHLYGFWAFPMNPSGIFITHHYYDNVKPRPGFHAMPHEIFNFIHMHTRGILHVHTGQCT, from the exons ATGCTGCGCCGAAGGATGGCATACGCCGACCCGTCGTCGGGGAAAGACATCCTCGGCAATAGGTCgctttgttttatattcatttgCGCATTCGGACTCGTCACGCTATTGCAACAGATTCTGTATGGGAAAAACTACATCAAGAG GTATCTGGAAAACTATGATGGCTCCTTTGAATACAACTCCACTGCATGCAGGGAGCTCAGGCAGGAGATTATGGATGTCAAAGTCCTGACAAT AGACATGGTTAATCGGAAAAAACATGGCCAAGGGTATCCTTCCTCATACCACaagtctctctgcctgtctgccagGGTGAAAACCTCAGAGCTGTTTGAGAGGTGGCGAAACCTGCAAGTGTGCAGATGGGAGCAGAACAAGGAAGAGACCAGCAATTTCAA GATGTCTCTGTCTCGATGCTGTAACGCTCCCTCCTTTCTGTTCACCACCAAGAGGAACACTCCCGCAGGGACCAAGCTGAGGTACGAGGTGGACACTAGCGGGATCCTTCCCATCACCACCGAAGTCTTCAAAATGTTCCCAGAT GATATGCCATATTCCAAATCACAGTACAAGAAATGTGCTGTCATTGGAAATGGCGGCATCATCAAGAACAGCAAATGTGGAAAGGAAATTGACTCGGCAGATTTTGTGTTTAG GTGCAACATACCACCCATTAATGACAAGTACACGGCTGACGTCGGCACCAAAACGGATCTGGTGACAATAAACCCGAGCATTATTACTGAGAG ATTTCAGAAGCTGGAGAAATGGCGGCGACCGTTCTACGAAGTCCTCCAGAACTACGAGAACTCGTCGGTGGTGCTCCCGGCTTTCTACAACACCCGCAACACTGACGTGTCTTTCAGAGTCAAGTACATGCTGGACGACTTCGACTCCCAGAGAGGCGTGTTTTTCTTCCACCCGCAGTACCTCCTCAACGTGCAGCGTTTCTGGGCGGTGCAGGGCGTCCGCGCCAAGCGGCTCAGCAGCGGCCTGATGCTCGTGACTGCCGCAATGGAGATGTGCGAGGAGGTCCACCTCTACGGTTTCTGGGCGTTTCCCATGAACCCCTCCGGCATCTTCATCACTCACCACTACTACGACAACGTCAAGCCGCGGCCGGGCTTTCACGCGATGCCCCACGAGATCTTCAACTTCATCCACATGCATACCCGCGGGATCCTTCACGTACACACGGGGCAGTGCACGTGA